From a single Bos indicus isolate NIAB-ARS_2022 breed Sahiwal x Tharparkar chromosome 11, NIAB-ARS_B.indTharparkar_mat_pri_1.0, whole genome shotgun sequence genomic region:
- the HAAO gene encoding 3-hydroxyanthranilate 3,4-dioxygenase isoform X3, whose amino-acid sequence MERPVRVKAWVEENRGSFLPPVCNKLLHQKQLKIMFVGGPNTRKDYHIEEGEEVFYQLEGDMLLRVLERGKHRDVVIRQGEIFLLPAGVPHSPQRFANTVGLVIERRRLKTELDGLRYYVGDTTDVLFEKWFYCEDLGTQLAPIIQEFFSSEQYRTGKPNPDQLLKEPPFPLSTRSVMEPMCLEAWLDGHRKELQAGTPLSLFGDTYESQRGCVVGPTPGPHRAGVWGPGSKPSPTWGRTHQKDPCHFPPGDGPRTRQQRRPETGRGRVAVAAGGLLSGDDGRTAPEPDP is encoded by the exons ATGGAGCGCCCAGTGCGAGTGAAGGCGTGGGTGGAGGAGAACCGGGGCTCCTTCCTGCCCCCGGTCTGCAACAAGCTCCT GCACCAGAAGCAGCTCAAAATCATGTTCGTGGGGGGTCCCAACACCAGGAAGGACTACCACATCGAGGAGGGTGAGGAG GTATTTTACCAGCTGGAGGGGGACATGCTTCTCCGAGTCCTGGAGCGAGGGAAACACCGGGATGTGGTCATTCGTCAAGGAGAG ATCTTCCTGCTGCCTGCTGGGGTCCCCCACTCGCCGCAGAGGTTTGCCAACACAGTGGGGCTGGTGATTGAGCGGAGGCGGCTGAAAACAGAACTAGATGGGCTCAG GTACTACGTAGGGGACACCACGGACGTCCTGTTTGAGAAGTGGTTCTACTGCGAGGACCTCGGCACGCAGTTGGCCCCCATCATCCAGGA GTTCTTCAGCTCTGAGCAGTACAGAACGGGAAAGCCCAACCCTG ACCAGCTGCTCAAGGAACCACCATTCCCCCTGAGCACACGATCCGTCATGGAGCCCATGTGCCTGGAGGCCTGGCTGGATGGCCACCGCAAAGAGCTGCAGGCGGGCACACCCCTCAGCTTGTTTGGGGACACCTATGAGAGCCAG AGAGGCTGCGTTGTGGGCCCCACCCCTGGCCCACACAGGGCTGGTGTCTGGGGGCCAGGCTCAAAGCCCTCTCCTACGTGGGGCAGGACGCACCAGAAAGACCCGTGTCACTTCCCACCAGGTGATGGTCCACGGACAAGGCAGCAGCGAAGGCCTGAGACGGGACGTGGACGTGTGGCTGTGGCAgctg GAGGGCTCCTCAGTGGTGACGATGGAAGGACAGCGCCTGAGCCTGACCCTTGA
- the HAAO gene encoding 3-hydroxyanthranilate 3,4-dioxygenase isoform X1 — protein MERPVRVKAWVEENRGSFLPPVCNKLLHQKQLKIMFVGGPNTRKDYHIEEGEEVFYQLEGDMLLRVLERGKHRDVVIRQGEIFLLPAGVPHSPQRFANTVGLVIERRRLKTELDGLRYYVGDTTDVLFEKWFYCEDLGTQLAPIIQEFFSSEQYRTGKPNPDQLLKEPPFPLSTRSVMEPMCLEAWLDGHRKELQAGTPLSLFGDTYESQVMVHGQGSSEGLRRDVDVWLWQLEGSSVVTMEGQRLSLTLDDSLLVPAGTLYGWERGQGSVALSVTQDPACKKSLG, from the exons ATGGAGCGCCCAGTGCGAGTGAAGGCGTGGGTGGAGGAGAACCGGGGCTCCTTCCTGCCCCCGGTCTGCAACAAGCTCCT GCACCAGAAGCAGCTCAAAATCATGTTCGTGGGGGGTCCCAACACCAGGAAGGACTACCACATCGAGGAGGGTGAGGAG GTATTTTACCAGCTGGAGGGGGACATGCTTCTCCGAGTCCTGGAGCGAGGGAAACACCGGGATGTGGTCATTCGTCAAGGAGAG ATCTTCCTGCTGCCTGCTGGGGTCCCCCACTCGCCGCAGAGGTTTGCCAACACAGTGGGGCTGGTGATTGAGCGGAGGCGGCTGAAAACAGAACTAGATGGGCTCAG GTACTACGTAGGGGACACCACGGACGTCCTGTTTGAGAAGTGGTTCTACTGCGAGGACCTCGGCACGCAGTTGGCCCCCATCATCCAGGA GTTCTTCAGCTCTGAGCAGTACAGAACGGGAAAGCCCAACCCTG ACCAGCTGCTCAAGGAACCACCATTCCCCCTGAGCACACGATCCGTCATGGAGCCCATGTGCCTGGAGGCCTGGCTGGATGGCCACCGCAAAGAGCTGCAGGCGGGCACACCCCTCAGCTTGTTTGGGGACACCTATGAGAGCCAG GTGATGGTCCACGGACAAGGCAGCAGCGAAGGCCTGAGACGGGACGTGGACGTGTGGCTGTGGCAgctg GAGGGCTCCTCAGTGGTGACGATGGAAGGACAGCGCCTGAGCCTGACCCTTGATGACAGCCTCCTGGTGCCAGCTGGGACTCT GTATGGCTGGGAGCGAGGGCAAGGCTCCGTGGCCCTGTCTGTGACCCAGGATCCCGCCTGCAAGAAGTCCCTGGGATGA
- the HAAO gene encoding 3-hydroxyanthranilate 3,4-dioxygenase isoform X2, with translation MERPVRVKAWVEENRGSFLPPVCNKLLHQKQLKIMFVGGPNTRKDYHIEEGEEVFYQLEGDMLLRVLERGKHRDVVIRQGEIFLLPAGVPHSPQRFANTVGLVIERRRLKTELDGLRFFSSEQYRTGKPNPDQLLKEPPFPLSTRSVMEPMCLEAWLDGHRKELQAGTPLSLFGDTYESQRGCVVGPTPGPHRAGVWGPGSKPSPTWGRTHQKDPCHFPPGDGPRTRQQRRPETGRGRVAVAAGGLLSGDDGRTAPEPDP, from the exons ATGGAGCGCCCAGTGCGAGTGAAGGCGTGGGTGGAGGAGAACCGGGGCTCCTTCCTGCCCCCGGTCTGCAACAAGCTCCT GCACCAGAAGCAGCTCAAAATCATGTTCGTGGGGGGTCCCAACACCAGGAAGGACTACCACATCGAGGAGGGTGAGGAG GTATTTTACCAGCTGGAGGGGGACATGCTTCTCCGAGTCCTGGAGCGAGGGAAACACCGGGATGTGGTCATTCGTCAAGGAGAG ATCTTCCTGCTGCCTGCTGGGGTCCCCCACTCGCCGCAGAGGTTTGCCAACACAGTGGGGCTGGTGATTGAGCGGAGGCGGCTGAAAACAGAACTAGATGGGCTCAG GTTCTTCAGCTCTGAGCAGTACAGAACGGGAAAGCCCAACCCTG ACCAGCTGCTCAAGGAACCACCATTCCCCCTGAGCACACGATCCGTCATGGAGCCCATGTGCCTGGAGGCCTGGCTGGATGGCCACCGCAAAGAGCTGCAGGCGGGCACACCCCTCAGCTTGTTTGGGGACACCTATGAGAGCCAG AGAGGCTGCGTTGTGGGCCCCACCCCTGGCCCACACAGGGCTGGTGTCTGGGGGCCAGGCTCAAAGCCCTCTCCTACGTGGGGCAGGACGCACCAGAAAGACCCGTGTCACTTCCCACCAGGTGATGGTCCACGGACAAGGCAGCAGCGAAGGCCTGAGACGGGACGTGGACGTGTGGCTGTGGCAgctg GAGGGCTCCTCAGTGGTGACGATGGAAGGACAGCGCCTGAGCCTGACCCTTGA
- the OXER1 gene encoding oxoeicosanoid receptor 1 produces the protein MGFPNLSHPSPLPSLSPSWLPLSLPPSPSWSSPSALTTALGSPGEAAASCHPASSPIVSALLAPVLGMEFVLGLVGNSLAFFIFCLRTRPWTSNTVFLVSLVVADFLLILNLPLRVDYYFFHEIWRFGDTACKVNLFMIATNRTASVVFLTAVALNRYLKVAWPHHALSRASAGGAARVAGGLWGALLLLNGHLLLTTHSSRSCLSYQLGTRPSASLSWHQALFVVEFFLPLALILFAIVSITRTIRRRGLDGQAGPRRAVRVLAAVVGVYTVCFLPSVAFGVASVVAFRLRACHALDICSQLFHGSLAFTYLNSVLDPVLYCFSSPSFFRQGRALLGLTQGWQGSDSDKSTYRAWRRARSGKAAATGKLQVDVSEED, from the coding sequence atgggatttcctaaccTGAGccatccctctccccttccttctctctctccctcctggctccctctctccctccctccctctccctcctggtcctctccctctgccctgaCCACTGCCTTGGGGTCACCTGGAGAGGCCGCTGCTTCTTGCCACCCGGCCTCCTCCCCCATAGTGTCTGCCCTCCTGGCGCCAGTCTTGGGCATGGAGTTTGTCCTGGGCCTGGTGGGGAACAGCCTGGCCTTCTTCATCTTCTGCTTGCGCACGCGGCCCTGGACGTCCAACACCGTGTTCCTGGTCAGCCTGGTGGTCGCCGACTTCCTCCTGATCCTCAACCTGCCCCTTCGCGTGGATTACTACTTCTTCCACGAGATCTGGCGCTTTGGGGACACCGCCTGCAAAGTCAACCTGTTCATGATCGCCACCAACCGCACGGCCAGCGTGGTCTTCCTCACGGCCGTGGCGCTCAACCGCTACTTGAAGGTGGCGTGGCCACACCATGCGCTGAGCAGGGCCTCAGCTGGGGGCGCTGCCCGCGTGGCCGGGGGTCTCTGGGGGGCACTCCTGCTCCTCAACGGGCACCTGCTCCTGACCACCCACTCCAGCCGGTCCTGCCTCAGTTACCAGCTGGGCACGAGACCCTCGGCCTCACTCAGCTGGCACCAGGCCCTGTTCGTGGTGGAATTCTTCCTGCCGCTGGCGCTCATCCTCTTTGCCATCGTGAGCATCACGCGCACCATCCGCCGCCGCGGCCTGGACGGGCAGGCGGGCCCGCGGAGGGCCGTGCGCGTCCTCGCCGCCGTGGTGGGCGTCTACACCGTCTGCTTCCTGCCTAGCGTGGCCTTCGGCGTCGCTTCCGTCGTGGCCTTCCGCCTGCGTGCCTGCCACGCCCTGGATATCTGCTCGCAGCTCTTCCACGGCTCCCTGGCCTTCACCTACCTCAACAGCGTGCTAGACCCCGTGCTCTACTGTTTCTCCAGCCCCAGCTTCTTCCGCCAGGGGCGGGCCCTGCTGGGCCTCACCCAGGGCTGGCAAGGCTCAGACAGCGACAAGAGCACCTACCGTGCCTGGCGCAGGGCGCGCTCTGGGAAGGCGGCGGCCACAGGGAAGCTGCAGGTGGACGTCTCAGAGGAGGACTGA